A single genomic interval of Cupriavidus sp. MP-37 harbors:
- a CDS encoding cation diffusion facilitator family transporter — MDSHSSRIRTEPGGLPDDGATPAAQAAARHRAGRRSTLVSVAVNLGLTAVQSVAGVISGSQALIADAAHSLSDLLSDFVVLAAGWQSRKDPDADHQYGHLRFETAASLALGVLLLTVGAGMLWAALGKLQPAASTQPVQPVALWVALATLAAKELLFRYMLAVARRVRSSMLVANAWHARSDAASSLVVALGIGGNLLGYHILDPIAAIVVGLMVARMGLRFGWDALNDLMDRAADAETVTAIRATMLATPGVLGLHDLRTRKMGDQVLVDVHLEIDATLTVAQGHAIAVEARRRTLEHHHVLNVMTHVDPVYLGATAADG; from the coding sequence ATGGATTCGCACTCCTCCCGCATACGCACGGAACCGGGCGGCCTGCCCGACGACGGCGCCACCCCCGCGGCGCAAGCCGCGGCACGTCACCGCGCCGGCCGGCGCAGCACGCTGGTCAGCGTCGCGGTCAATCTCGGCCTGACCGCGGTGCAGTCGGTCGCGGGCGTGATCTCCGGCTCGCAGGCGCTGATCGCCGACGCCGCGCATTCGCTGTCCGACCTGCTGTCAGACTTTGTGGTGCTGGCCGCCGGCTGGCAAAGCCGCAAGGATCCGGATGCCGACCACCAGTACGGGCACCTGCGCTTCGAGACCGCGGCCTCGCTGGCGCTGGGTGTGCTGCTGCTGACGGTGGGGGCGGGCATGCTGTGGGCGGCGCTGGGCAAGCTGCAGCCTGCGGCCAGTACGCAGCCGGTGCAGCCAGTGGCGCTTTGGGTGGCGCTGGCCACGCTGGCCGCCAAGGAATTGCTGTTCCGCTACATGCTGGCGGTGGCGCGGCGGGTACGGTCGAGCATGCTGGTGGCCAACGCCTGGCATGCGCGCTCGGACGCGGCGTCGTCGCTGGTGGTGGCGCTCGGCATCGGCGGCAACCTGCTGGGCTACCACATCCTGGATCCGATCGCGGCGATCGTGGTCGGGCTGATGGTGGCGCGCATGGGGCTGCGCTTCGGCTGGGACGCGCTCAACGACCTGATGGACCGCGCCGCCGACGCGGAAACCGTCACCGCGATCCGCGCCACCATGCTGGCCACGCCCGGCGTGCTCGGCCTGCACGACCTGCGCACGCGCAAGATGGGCGACCAGGTGCTGGTCGACGTGCACCTCGAGATCGACGCCACCCTGACCGTGGCGCAGGGCCATGCCATCGCGGTGGAGGCGCGGCGCCGCACGCTGGAACACCACCATGTGCTGAACGTAATGACGCACGTCGACCCGGTATACCTTGGCGCAACCGCTGCCGATGGCTGA
- a CDS encoding DNA-3-methyladenine glycosylase I encodes MTSNKEALAAPVRCGWCGTLEDYCHYHDTEWGFPVADDRRLFEKLCLEGFQSGLSWLTILRKREAFRKAFANFDIEKVARFTERDIARLLGDAGIVRHRGKIEAAINNARRARELLESESSLAAYFWRFEPDPASRPKVLTPEVLRTMATSPESTALSKDLKKRGWRFVGPTTMYALMQAMGLVNDHQEGCATRAQVLAARKAFKVPR; translated from the coding sequence ATGACGAGCAACAAGGAAGCGCTGGCCGCGCCGGTGCGCTGCGGCTGGTGCGGCACGCTGGAGGACTATTGCCACTACCACGATACCGAGTGGGGCTTTCCGGTCGCCGACGACCGCCGGCTGTTCGAGAAGCTGTGCCTGGAGGGATTCCAGTCCGGCCTCAGCTGGCTGACCATCCTGCGCAAGCGCGAAGCCTTCCGCAAGGCGTTTGCCAATTTCGACATCGAGAAGGTAGCGCGCTTCACCGAGCGCGATATCGCGCGCCTGCTGGGCGATGCCGGCATCGTGCGCCATCGCGGCAAGATCGAGGCCGCGATCAACAATGCCCGGCGCGCGCGCGAACTGCTGGAATCGGAGTCCTCGCTGGCGGCCTACTTCTGGCGCTTCGAGCCCGATCCGGCCAGCCGGCCCAAGGTGCTGACGCCCGAGGTGCTGCGGACCATGGCCACTTCGCCGGAGTCCACCGCGCTGTCGAAAGACCTGAAGAAGCGCGGCTGGCGTTTCGTCGGCCCCACCACGATGTATGCGCTGATGCAGGCCATGGGCCTGGTCAACGATCATCAGGAAGGCTGCGCCACGCGCGCGCAGGTGCTGGCCGCGCGCAAGGCGTTCAAGGTGCCGCGCTAG
- a CDS encoding DUF2314 domain-containing protein yields the protein MDMRLTTLDEDGWELDDAEPIAAAHPDTFWMPPRAERDALAAGQQVKLIFRILVADEAGNEEVHVERMWVNVTGREGQLYTGELDNQPYCTDEMNPGMPLCFEARHVINIYREGDEDA from the coding sequence ATGGACATGCGATTGACCACCCTGGACGAGGACGGATGGGAGCTCGACGACGCCGAGCCCATCGCCGCCGCCCACCCCGACACCTTCTGGATGCCGCCGCGCGCGGAACGCGACGCGCTCGCCGCGGGCCAGCAGGTCAAGCTGATCTTCCGCATCCTGGTCGCGGACGAGGCCGGCAACGAGGAAGTCCACGTCGAGCGGATGTGGGTCAATGTCACCGGCCGTGAAGGCCAGCTCTATACCGGCGAGCTCGACAACCAGCCGTACTGCACCGACGAGATGAACCCCGGCATGCCGCTGTGTTTCGAGGCCAGGCATGTGATCAATATCTATCGCGAAGGCGACGAGGACGCGTGA
- a CDS encoding MFS transporter: MTATTAPVPELTNATRRKAIIAATIGNGLEWFDFTVYSFFAVIIAKLFFPTGNDLTSFLLTVATFGVGFFMRPVGAIVLGVYADRVGRKAALTLTILLMALGTAIIGLAPTYDQIGLWAPALIVIARLIQGFSAGGEVGGATAFLIEHAPDAERGAYASWQQASQGISFMLGAAMGALVTNGLSPEQIDAWGWRIPFLFGLLIGPVGMYIRSHLHEPPEFEARQAARRAAKVKFSPLSQVLRDHPREVLAGLGVTILWTVCTYVLVFYMPSYAKQQLGLPLGATFQSTALCGAIILVLCPLMGMLSDRVGRKRMLGVVALLIGVLAYPLFHWLNVAPTTQTLLQVQIVLGILLAAFTGPAPAVLAEQFPTEVRSTGLSLAYNFAVTIFGGFAPLIVTWLIESSQNKLAPAYYVIAAAAVSFVALVFMHDRTGKRLA; this comes from the coding sequence ATGACCGCGACTACCGCCCCCGTTCCAGAACTGACCAACGCCACCCGACGCAAGGCCATCATCGCCGCCACCATCGGCAATGGCCTGGAGTGGTTCGACTTCACCGTCTACAGCTTCTTTGCCGTCATCATCGCCAAGCTGTTCTTTCCCACCGGCAATGACCTGACCTCGTTCCTGCTTACCGTCGCCACCTTCGGCGTGGGCTTCTTCATGCGCCCGGTCGGCGCCATCGTGCTGGGCGTCTATGCCGACCGCGTCGGCCGCAAGGCGGCGCTGACGCTGACCATCCTGCTGATGGCGCTGGGCACGGCCATCATCGGGCTGGCCCCGACCTACGACCAGATCGGCCTGTGGGCCCCGGCGCTGATCGTGATTGCGCGCCTGATCCAGGGCTTTTCTGCCGGCGGCGAAGTGGGCGGCGCCACCGCCTTCCTGATCGAGCACGCGCCCGACGCCGAGCGCGGCGCCTATGCCAGCTGGCAGCAGGCCAGCCAGGGCATCTCGTTCATGCTGGGCGCGGCCATGGGCGCGCTGGTCACCAACGGCCTGTCGCCCGAGCAGATCGACGCCTGGGGCTGGCGCATCCCGTTCCTGTTCGGCCTGCTGATCGGCCCGGTGGGCATGTATATCCGCTCGCACCTGCACGAGCCGCCCGAGTTCGAAGCGCGCCAGGCCGCCCGCCGCGCCGCCAAGGTGAAGTTCTCGCCGTTGTCGCAGGTGCTGCGCGACCACCCGCGCGAAGTGCTGGCCGGCCTCGGCGTGACCATCCTGTGGACGGTCTGCACCTACGTGCTGGTGTTCTACATGCCGTCGTACGCCAAGCAGCAGCTGGGCCTGCCGCTGGGCGCCACGTTCCAGTCGACCGCGCTGTGCGGCGCCATCATCCTGGTGCTGTGCCCGCTGATGGGCATGCTGTCGGACCGCGTCGGCCGCAAGCGCATGCTGGGCGTGGTGGCGCTGCTGATCGGCGTGCTCGCCTATCCGCTGTTCCACTGGCTCAACGTCGCGCCGACCACGCAGACGCTGCTGCAGGTGCAGATCGTGCTGGGCATCCTGCTGGCGGCCTTTACCGGTCCGGCGCCGGCGGTGCTGGCCGAACAGTTCCCGACCGAAGTACGCTCGACCGGCCTGTCGCTGGCCTATAACTTCGCCGTGACCATCTTCGGCGGCTTTGCCCCGCTGATCGTGACCTGGCTGATCGAGTCGAGCCAGAACAAGCTGGCGCCGGCCTACTATGTGATCGCCGCCGCCGCGGTGAGCTTTGTCGCGCTGGTGTTCATGCACGACCGGACCGGCAAGCGGCTGGCCTGA